A genomic segment from Deinococcus sp. YIM 77859 encodes:
- the aceE gene encoding pyruvate dehydrogenase (acetyl-transferring), homodimeric type — translation MTKMPPRAALSPQEREQLNSVETQEWLDSLAYVLANAGDDRAAELLEELDHYAYFHGAPILFKQNTPYINTIDVEAQPEYPGDLELERKIRNAIRWNAVVMVLRANKRAEGIGGHLATYASSAEIYEVGFNHFFRGHGAGVDRDLIFFQGHASPGIYARSFLEGRFDEARMNNFRRELSPDGPGLSSYPHPWLMPDYWEFPTVSMGLGPIQAIYQARYIRYLENRGLKPRGNAKVWAFLGDGEMDEPQSVGALRFAAYENLDNLIFVLNANLQRLDGPVRANSKVIQEFEALFRGAGWNVIKVVWDSKWDELLAKDYNGAIVKRFEALVDGESQRYAAFGGRELREKFFNTPELQKLIEGWSDADLELLNRGGHDVKKVYAAYRAAVEHQGSPTVVITRTVKGYGLGETAQARNVAHQVKKLDFHALKNLRDLLELPLSDEQVEHLEYYNPGPDSPEIRYMLARREALGGFVPKREVNYPRPTVPTGEFYEEFAAGSKGRAVSTTMAAVQIMSKLLRDKEIGKYIVPIVPDEARTFGMDALVPRIGIYSPRGQKYQPVDFGSLMVYKEAVDGQMLEEGITEDGAMSSWIAAATAYANHGVPTIPFYVFYSMFGMQRIGDLVWAAADQRARGFLFGATAGRTTLAGEGLQHQDGNSLLQAYVVPNLKVYDPAFAYELAVIVERGIQRMYVDGIDEFYYVTIDNENEVQPPMPENRDEVREGILRGMYRFQRSENNKAKLRAQLLASGPAMGAALEAARMLEAYGVAADVWSVTSYKELHQDALLTQRYNMLHPTEEPRVSYVAGQLSQENAPGVLVSVSDYVKLGADGLNGHLDRKLWVLGTDGFGRSEDRPELRDFFEVDARHVVLATLYALQRDGKLKGDVVAKALGDLGIDPEREAPVLR, via the coding sequence ATGACGAAAATGCCACCGCGTGCGGCTCTGTCCCCGCAGGAGCGTGAACAGCTCAACTCCGTGGAAACGCAGGAATGGCTTGACTCGCTTGCCTACGTCCTGGCGAACGCGGGTGATGACCGCGCCGCCGAGCTGCTGGAGGAGCTCGATCACTACGCCTACTTTCATGGGGCGCCCATCCTCTTTAAGCAGAACACGCCCTACATCAACACGATCGATGTGGAGGCGCAGCCGGAGTACCCCGGCGACCTGGAGCTGGAACGCAAGATTCGCAACGCCATCCGCTGGAACGCTGTCGTGATGGTGCTGCGGGCGAACAAGCGGGCCGAGGGCATCGGTGGTCACCTCGCCACCTACGCCTCCTCCGCAGAGATCTACGAGGTGGGCTTTAACCACTTCTTCCGCGGGCATGGGGCGGGGGTGGACCGCGACCTGATCTTTTTTCAGGGGCACGCCAGCCCCGGCATCTATGCCCGCTCCTTCCTGGAGGGCCGCTTTGACGAGGCGCGGATGAACAACTTCCGCCGCGAGCTCAGCCCGGATGGTCCCGGCCTCTCCTCCTACCCCCACCCCTGGCTGATGCCCGACTACTGGGAGTTTCCGACCGTCAGCATGGGCCTAGGCCCCATCCAGGCGATCTACCAGGCGCGCTACATCCGCTATCTGGAAAACCGTGGCCTGAAGCCTAGGGGCAACGCCAAGGTCTGGGCTTTTCTGGGAGACGGCGAGATGGACGAGCCGCAGTCGGTGGGCGCGCTGCGCTTTGCCGCCTACGAGAACCTCGACAACCTGATTTTTGTGCTCAACGCCAACCTCCAGCGCCTCGACGGGCCGGTGCGCGCCAACTCCAAGGTGATCCAGGAGTTCGAGGCGCTTTTCCGCGGCGCGGGCTGGAACGTCATCAAGGTCGTGTGGGACTCCAAGTGGGATGAGCTCCTCGCCAAGGACTACAACGGGGCGATCGTCAAGCGTTTCGAGGCGCTCGTGGACGGCGAGTCGCAGCGCTACGCGGCTTTTGGTGGTCGGGAGCTGCGCGAGAAGTTCTTTAATACCCCGGAGTTGCAGAAGCTGATCGAGGGCTGGAGCGACGCCGATCTTGAACTTCTGAACCGCGGCGGACACGACGTGAAAAAGGTCTACGCCGCCTACCGGGCCGCCGTGGAGCATCAGGGCAGCCCCACCGTCGTGATCACCCGCACGGTGAAGGGTTACGGCCTGGGCGAGACGGCACAGGCCCGCAACGTGGCCCACCAAGTTAAGAAGCTGGATTTCCACGCCCTCAAGAACCTGCGTGACCTCCTCGAACTGCCGCTCAGTGACGAGCAGGTCGAGCACCTGGAGTACTACAACCCTGGCCCGGATAGCCCCGAGATCCGGTACATGCTCGCGCGGCGCGAGGCGTTGGGCGGCTTTGTGCCCAAGCGCGAGGTGAATTACCCCCGGCCCACCGTGCCGACCGGCGAGTTCTACGAGGAGTTCGCGGCGGGCAGCAAGGGCCGCGCCGTCAGCACCACGATGGCCGCCGTACAGATCATGAGCAAGCTGCTGCGGGACAAGGAAATCGGCAAGTACATCGTGCCCATCGTCCCCGACGAGGCGCGCACCTTTGGGATGGACGCCCTGGTGCCGCGCATCGGCATCTACAGCCCGCGCGGCCAGAAGTACCAGCCGGTGGACTTCGGCTCGCTGATGGTCTACAAGGAGGCCGTCGACGGCCAGATGCTCGAGGAGGGCATCACCGAAGACGGTGCGATGAGCAGCTGGATTGCGGCGGCGACGGCCTACGCCAACCACGGCGTGCCCACCATTCCCTTCTACGTCTTCTACTCCATGTTCGGGATGCAGCGCATCGGCGACCTGGTGTGGGCGGCTGCGGATCAGCGCGCGCGCGGCTTCCTGTTCGGCGCGACGGCGGGCCGCACCACGCTCGCGGGCGAGGGCCTTCAGCACCAGGACGGCAATAGCCTGCTTCAGGCCTACGTGGTGCCCAACCTCAAGGTGTACGACCCGGCCTTTGCCTACGAACTCGCGGTGATTGTCGAGCGCGGCATTCAGCGCATGTACGTGGACGGCATCGACGAGTTCTACTACGTCACCATCGACAACGAGAACGAGGTGCAGCCGCCCATGCCCGAAAACCGCGACGAGGTTCGCGAGGGCATTCTCCGGGGGATGTACCGCTTCCAGCGGAGCGAGAACAACAAGGCCAAGCTGCGGGCGCAGCTCCTGGCCAGCGGCCCGGCGATGGGCGCGGCGCTCGAAGCCGCCAGGATGCTCGAAGCCTACGGTGTGGCGGCCGATGTGTGGAGCGTGACGAGCTACAAGGAACTCCACCAGGACGCCCTGCTGACTCAGCGCTACAACATGCTGCACCCGACCGAAGAACCTCGCGTCTCCTACGTGGCGGGGCAGCTCAGCCAGGAGAACGCGCCGGGCGTGCTCGTCTCGGTGAGCGACTATGTGAAGCTGGGCGCCGACGGCCTGAATGGGCACCTCGACCGCAAGCTGTGGGTGCTGGGCACCGACGGTTTCGGCCGCTCCGAAGACCGCCCCGAACTGCGCGACTTCTTCGAGGTGGATGCCCGGCACGTGGTCCTGGCCACCCTGTATGCCCTTCAGCGGGACGGCAAGCTCAAGGGCGACGTGGTCGCCAAGGCGCTGGGAGACCTCGGCATCGACCCGGAGCGGGAAGCGCCCGTTTTGCGGTAA
- a CDS encoding putative dsRNA-binding protein: MNTNAKGDLIARLTTLGRGAPAFEARAEGPPHDPLFHVTVTAGGQFLGEGSGRSKRDAERAAAEAALRALDGEQDEKTRAGGRWPIYAAVLEGALETALELAPEDATLDDVRRDAARLYRDLLTDLGHGPEET; encoded by the coding sequence ATGAACACCAACGCCAAGGGTGACCTGATCGCACGCCTGACAACGCTGGGCCGGGGCGCACCCGCCTTCGAGGCAAGGGCGGAGGGCCCGCCCCACGATCCCCTCTTTCACGTGACGGTCACGGCAGGCGGGCAGTTCCTGGGAGAGGGCAGCGGCCGCAGCAAACGTGACGCGGAACGCGCCGCCGCCGAAGCGGCCCTGCGCGCGCTGGACGGCGAACAAGACGAGAAAACACGAGCAGGAGGCCGCTGGCCGATCTATGCGGCGGTGCTTGAAGGCGCGCTTGAAACCGCCCTTGAACTCGCTCCCGAGGACGCCACGCTGGACGACGTGCGCCGCGACGCGGCTCGGCTCTACCGTGACCTGCTGACGGATCTGGGGCACGGGCCGGAGGAAACGTGA
- a CDS encoding YraN family protein, whose translation MKGAAAEARAAAHLAALGREVLARNYRIPGGEIDLITRDGDVLVFTEVRQRRRSRHGSAAESVTPRKLALMRRAALTYLTREFGRDDLPCRLEVLAVDGPPETGKLTLIPLDG comes from the coding sequence ATGAAGGGCGCAGCCGCCGAGGCCCGCGCCGCCGCCCATCTCGCGGCCTTGGGACGCGAAGTCCTCGCGCGCAACTACCGCATTCCGGGGGGCGAAATCGACCTGATCACACGGGACGGTGACGTCCTTGTCTTTACTGAGGTGCGCCAGCGCCGCCGTTCGCGCCACGGCAGTGCCGCTGAAAGCGTCACCCCGCGCAAGCTCGCACTGATGCGGCGCGCTGCCCTCACCTACCTGACCCGCGAGTTCGGGCGCGACGACCTCCCCTGCCGCCTGGAGGTGCTGGCGGTTGACGGCCCGCCGGAGACAGGGAAGCTGACGCTGATCCCGCTGGACGGCTAG
- a CDS encoding LysR family transcriptional regulator: protein MELRHLRHFVALAEEEHFGRAAERVFVVQQALSNSIKNLEDEVGVPLVLRTTRRVQLTPAGREFLAGARATLAQAAQTVERARRAARGEVGRLTVGFVSGLAFGGLPEIVRAFRELYPNVSVDLRELTAQEQEAGLRGGQIDVGLMLLPVRDPGLAARPLWRQPLVAALPAGHGLARKRRLRIGDLAGERFVFFPRHLRATYFDQVMRWCASAGFTPNVVQEAIEIPTLLSLVAAGIGVFLPIQFFERLSLPGVVYRPVEDAPLVEIVAVWRRDEEDGGPIVRAFLGVAREVLGEQALAS, encoded by the coding sequence ATGGAACTTCGCCACCTCCGCCATTTCGTCGCGCTCGCCGAGGAAGAACACTTTGGCCGGGCTGCCGAGCGGGTGTTCGTGGTGCAGCAGGCCCTGTCCAACTCCATCAAGAACCTCGAAGACGAGGTCGGCGTGCCGCTGGTGCTGCGCACCACCCGGCGGGTCCAACTCACTCCGGCGGGACGGGAATTCCTGGCCGGGGCGCGGGCGACCCTGGCGCAGGCCGCGCAGACGGTCGAGCGGGCCCGGCGGGCAGCGCGGGGCGAGGTTGGACGGCTGACGGTGGGCTTCGTGAGTGGGCTGGCCTTTGGGGGTCTGCCGGAGATCGTGCGGGCCTTTCGCGAGCTATACCCCAATGTCAGCGTGGACCTGCGCGAACTCACGGCCCAGGAGCAGGAGGCGGGGTTGCGGGGCGGGCAGATCGACGTGGGGCTGATGCTGCTGCCCGTGCGCGACCCGGGCCTGGCCGCCCGACCCCTCTGGCGACAACCGCTGGTGGCGGCCCTCCCCGCCGGACATGGGCTCGCGCGCAAACGCCGCCTGCGAATCGGGGATCTGGCGGGCGAGCGCTTCGTGTTCTTTCCCCGGCATCTGCGCGCCACCTACTTCGATCAGGTTATGCGCTGGTGCGCGTCGGCGGGCTTCACGCCCAACGTCGTGCAGGAGGCGATTGAGATTCCTACGCTGCTGTCTCTCGTCGCGGCGGGAATCGGCGTCTTCCTGCCCATCCAGTTCTTCGAGCGCCTCTCGTTGCCGGGCGTCGTCTATAGGCCGGTCGAGGACGCGCCGCTGGTTGAGATTGTGGCGGTCTGGCGCCGCGATGAGGAGGACGGCGGCCCGATTGTGCGGGCCTTTTTGGGAGTAGCGCGGGAGGTGCTCGGAGAGCAGGCGCTCGCGTCCTAA
- the uvrB gene encoding excinuclease ABC subunit UvrB, with product MLRVKSDFTPSGDQPTAIRSLVEGLESGLRFQTLLGATGTGKTYSMAKVIEETGRPALIMAPNKILTAQLASEFREFFPDAAVEFFISYYDYYQPEAYVPGKDLFIEKDASINQEIERLRHSTTRSLLTRRDTIVVASVSCIYGLGDPAEYRALNLILKVGEQVGRDELLGRLVTMQYERNDLELAPGRFRAKGDIVEVWPSYDEQPLRIELWGEDVDRLQVVHPVTGEKLADLDATVVYPAKHYVSSAGNIERAIVTIGQELEERLEYFRSVGKLLEAQRLKERTLYDLEMLKVLGYCSGIENYSRHIDGRAPGETPYTMLDYFPDDFITFIDESHVTVPQIGGMANGDRARKQTLVDYGFRLPSALDNRPLNFDEFLQKTGQIVFVSATPGPFEREVSDAVAEQIIRPTGLVDPQVTLRPVQGQVDDLLGRIRERAAKGERVLVTTLTKRMAEDLTEYLLEKGVRARYMHSDIDSVERQVIIRDLRLGHYDVLIGINLLREGLDLPEVSLVAILDADKPGFLRSERALIQTIGRAARNVRGEVVLYADTVTPAMQAAMDETNRRREKQLAYNAKHGITPRTVSKGVRDVIRGEEVAEAEAGAVLGDDRDTLTAQLSDLELEMWQASEDLDFERAAALRDQIRAIEAKLQGKEFKQATVPGQKARRKGRR from the coding sequence ATGCTCAGGGTCAAGTCCGACTTCACGCCGTCCGGAGATCAGCCCACCGCCATCAGGTCGCTGGTGGAGGGGCTGGAGTCGGGTCTGCGGTTCCAGACGCTGCTGGGGGCAACGGGCACGGGGAAAACGTACTCCATGGCCAAGGTGATCGAGGAGACGGGCCGTCCCGCCCTCATCATGGCCCCCAACAAGATCCTGACTGCCCAGCTCGCCTCCGAGTTCCGCGAGTTCTTCCCCGACGCGGCGGTTGAGTTTTTCATCTCCTACTACGACTACTACCAGCCCGAAGCCTACGTGCCGGGCAAGGACCTCTTTATCGAAAAGGACGCCTCCATCAACCAGGAGATCGAGCGGCTGCGGCACTCCACGACGCGCAGCCTGCTCACCCGGCGAGATACCATCGTGGTGGCGTCGGTGTCGTGCATCTACGGCCTGGGTGATCCCGCCGAGTACCGGGCCCTCAACCTGATCCTGAAGGTGGGCGAGCAGGTGGGCCGTGACGAGCTTCTCGGCCGCCTGGTGACGATGCAGTACGAGCGCAATGACCTCGAACTCGCGCCGGGCCGCTTTCGCGCGAAGGGCGACATCGTGGAGGTCTGGCCCTCTTACGACGAGCAGCCCCTTCGCATCGAGCTCTGGGGCGAGGACGTCGACCGTCTTCAGGTGGTGCACCCGGTCACCGGCGAAAAACTTGCGGACCTTGACGCCACCGTCGTCTACCCCGCCAAACACTACGTCTCCAGCGCCGGGAACATCGAGCGGGCCATCGTGACGATTGGGCAGGAACTCGAAGAACGCCTCGAATACTTCCGGTCGGTGGGCAAGCTGCTCGAGGCCCAGCGCCTCAAGGAACGCACCCTCTACGACCTGGAGATGCTCAAGGTGCTGGGCTACTGCTCGGGCATCGAGAACTACTCGCGGCACATCGACGGAAGGGCGCCCGGCGAGACGCCCTACACCATGCTGGACTACTTTCCTGACGACTTCATCACCTTTATTGATGAGTCACACGTGACGGTGCCGCAGATCGGCGGGATGGCCAATGGAGACCGGGCACGCAAGCAGACGCTGGTGGACTACGGCTTTCGCCTCCCCTCCGCCCTGGACAACCGTCCCCTGAACTTTGACGAGTTCCTGCAAAAAACCGGACAGATCGTCTTTGTGTCGGCCACCCCCGGCCCCTTTGAGCGCGAGGTGAGTGACGCGGTGGCCGAACAGATCATCCGCCCCACCGGGCTGGTTGATCCGCAGGTCACGCTGCGGCCGGTGCAGGGGCAGGTGGACGACCTGCTGGGCCGCATCCGCGAGCGAGCCGCCAAGGGCGAGCGGGTGCTCGTCACCACCCTCACCAAGCGCATGGCCGAGGACCTGACCGAGTACCTGCTTGAAAAGGGTGTGCGGGCGCGCTACATGCATTCGGACATCGACTCGGTAGAACGCCAGGTGATCATCCGCGACCTGCGCCTAGGCCACTACGACGTCCTGATCGGGATCAACCTGCTGCGCGAGGGACTGGACCTGCCAGAGGTATCGCTGGTGGCGATTCTGGACGCCGACAAGCCCGGTTTCCTGAGGTCCGAGCGCGCGCTGATCCAGACGATTGGCCGCGCCGCCCGCAACGTTCGGGGCGAGGTGGTGCTGTACGCCGACACGGTGACGCCCGCCATGCAGGCCGCCATGGACGAAACCAACCGCCGCCGCGAGAAGCAGCTCGCCTACAACGCCAAGCACGGCATCACGCCCCGCACGGTGAGCAAGGGCGTGCGCGACGTGATTCGCGGCGAGGAGGTGGCAGAAGCGGAAGCCGGGGCAGTTCTGGGAGACGACCGAGACACCCTCACCGCGCAGCTCAGTGACCTTGAGCTGGAGATGTGGCAGGCTTCCGAAGACCTCGACTTCGAGCGGGCAGCCGCCCTGCGCGACCAGATTCGCGCGATAGAAGCCAAACTGCAGGGCAAGGAGTTCAAACAGGCGACGGTGCCGGGGCAAAAGGCGCGCCGGAAGGGGCGGCGGTAA
- a CDS encoding HAD family phosphatase: protein MSPALPLRPAGVLFDMDGVLTLNNVFHRQAWQEVAAELLDLSLSEHDLDTKVDGGRNPEILARLLGEAPAEDLIRRVHEAKEGRYRELAQGQLREVAGLGAYLDALEARGIPFALVTSADAVNVEFGMAALGLGQRFGQRVLGEHVTRGKPDPEPFERGAALLGLDPRACLAHEDAVNGVLSAVGAGCTVVALTTTAPAERLLAAGATLAVPDFTRFKEWLR from the coding sequence GTGAGCCCTGCCCTTCCCCTGCGGCCCGCCGGGGTGCTCTTTGACATGGACGGTGTCCTCACCCTGAATAACGTCTTTCACCGCCAGGCCTGGCAGGAGGTGGCTGCCGAGCTGCTGGACCTCAGCCTCAGCGAGCACGACCTCGACACCAAGGTAGACGGCGGGCGCAACCCGGAGATCCTCGCGCGGCTCCTTGGCGAGGCGCCCGCAGAGGACCTCATCCGCCGCGTTCACGAGGCCAAGGAGGGCCGCTACCGAGAGCTGGCACAGGGGCAGCTGCGCGAGGTCGCGGGGCTAGGTGCGTACCTCGACGCGCTGGAGGCACGCGGCATCCCTTTTGCGCTCGTCACAAGCGCGGACGCGGTCAACGTCGAGTTCGGCATGGCGGCGCTCGGTCTGGGCCAGCGCTTCGGTCAACGGGTGCTGGGCGAACACGTCACACGCGGCAAGCCCGACCCCGAGCCTTTTGAGCGGGGCGCCGCCCTGTTGGGGCTCGACCCCCGCGCGTGCCTCGCGCACGAGGACGCGGTGAACGGGGTGCTCAGCGCGGTGGGGGCGGGCTGCACGGTTGTGGCGCTCACGACCACTGCCCCGGCGGAGCGCCTCCTCGCGGCGGGCGCGACGCTCGCCGTCCCCGACTTCACCCGCTTCAAGGAGTGGCTGCGATGA
- a CDS encoding transglycosylase domain-containing protein, whose amino-acid sequence MRFFTGLGVLLLAGAAGASGLWWMWGRDLPSVQDLDVLEFSGQTRVYDRRGELVGTLTPSLGSGQGVNRDLLKLNEISPWLQKAIVTSEDRRFFEHHGVDYIGIARGLLKGLLKNDLEGGSSITQQVVKNTLLADLEGARTPERKFKEAVLAYQLERNFSKNQILNAYLNVIYWGDGGRSDIIGAETAARAYFKKSASELNLAESVYLTTLVPAPNKRYKDFKGYRPLMKDLLTRMVEDGQITQAEADAAWKTEIYPAGWRIGWNSDGTLRSAVLERPERLQENITAAEQARGINRYQSLHYLQAVERELLPKIGRKALFGGGKIYTGMDLQAQQAAERASLNAQLPDGATLGLALVNPNNGEVLALVGQKLTGGRPSDWNNATQARRQVGSSIKPLLYTLALEKGWKQSDTVLDAPLQGEYQPQNYDGRWTGRFVTMRYALDHSLNLPTVRIAQEIGLNAFEDKLRQLGLTPPPDAGLSLSIGTLEASPLQMAAAYAPFANGGLYYAPTLVRRMEDARGQVLYRRPAPQPKRVWDERTAWLGLDMIRGVVNDLTPWQGGLATRAQIPGWDVGGKTGTTNDVKDLWFAGVTPTIAGAVWVGKQDGGSLPSWAYSGEIPTPIWQQAVAGALAGQPRQTFQEPGGITYRVVRRVNMAFREEEADQEGVARDGSGNSGGGTFFSRRWRSAPAPQPVPEPAPQPDPEPQFTVPEAPQEVAPVDETPEAVPNSTGTDSAGTNEVPPQDPYSVPAPQEPYGAPTDSGEAPFTPQQPESVPVDPEPVPPPDVTPEALPSEPEAVPQDSGEFPPFPEGFFPGFREGDPQRGNGDAPPTF is encoded by the coding sequence ATGCGGTTTTTCACTGGTCTGGGCGTGCTGCTGCTGGCTGGCGCGGCGGGTGCGAGCGGCCTGTGGTGGATGTGGGGGCGGGACCTGCCCAGCGTTCAGGACCTCGACGTGCTGGAGTTCAGCGGTCAGACCCGGGTCTACGACCGCCGGGGTGAACTGGTGGGCACGCTGACCCCCAGCCTGGGCAGCGGTCAGGGCGTCAACCGCGACCTGCTGAAGCTGAATGAGATCAGTCCCTGGCTGCAAAAGGCCATCGTGACGAGTGAGGACCGCCGCTTTTTCGAACATCACGGCGTGGATTACATCGGCATCGCGCGCGGGCTGCTCAAGGGCCTGCTGAAAAACGATCTGGAGGGCGGCTCGTCCATCACGCAGCAGGTGGTCAAAAACACGCTGCTGGCCGACCTAGAGGGCGCACGGACGCCGGAGCGCAAATTCAAGGAGGCGGTGCTCGCCTACCAGTTGGAACGCAACTTCAGCAAAAACCAGATTCTGAACGCCTACCTCAATGTCATCTACTGGGGTGACGGAGGCCGCAGCGACATCATCGGGGCAGAGACGGCGGCCCGCGCGTACTTCAAAAAGAGCGCTTCTGAGCTGAACCTCGCGGAAAGCGTGTACCTCACGACGCTGGTGCCCGCCCCCAACAAGCGCTACAAGGACTTCAAGGGGTATCGCCCGCTGATGAAGGACCTGTTGACGCGTATGGTAGAAGACGGGCAGATCACCCAGGCCGAGGCGGACGCGGCTTGGAAGACGGAGATTTATCCGGCGGGCTGGCGCATCGGCTGGAACAGTGACGGCACCCTGCGCAGCGCGGTGCTGGAACGGCCCGAGCGCCTTCAGGAGAACATCACGGCGGCCGAGCAGGCCCGCGGCATCAACCGTTATCAGTCCCTGCACTACCTCCAGGCGGTGGAGCGAGAACTTCTGCCCAAGATTGGGCGCAAGGCGCTGTTCGGCGGGGGCAAGATCTACACCGGGATGGACCTCCAGGCGCAGCAGGCCGCCGAGCGGGCCAGCCTGAATGCGCAGCTTCCAGACGGAGCGACCCTGGGCCTGGCGCTGGTCAACCCCAACAACGGTGAGGTGCTGGCGCTGGTGGGTCAGAAGCTGACGGGCGGGCGGCCCTCGGACTGGAACAACGCGACGCAGGCCCGGCGGCAGGTGGGCAGCTCCATCAAGCCGCTTCTCTATACCCTCGCGTTGGAAAAGGGCTGGAAGCAGAGTGACACCGTGCTGGACGCGCCCCTTCAGGGCGAATATCAGCCGCAGAACTACGACGGACGCTGGACAGGCCGGTTTGTCACCATGCGCTACGCGCTGGACCACAGCCTGAACCTTCCCACCGTGCGAATCGCGCAGGAGATCGGCCTGAACGCCTTCGAGGACAAGCTGCGCCAGCTTGGCCTCACGCCGCCGCCCGATGCCGGGCTCTCGCTGAGTATCGGCACGCTGGAGGCAAGCCCCCTCCAGATGGCCGCGGCGTACGCACCCTTTGCCAATGGCGGCCTGTACTACGCGCCCACGCTGGTTCGCCGTATGGAAGACGCCCGCGGACAGGTTCTCTACCGCCGTCCGGCCCCACAGCCCAAGCGGGTGTGGGACGAACGCACCGCCTGGCTGGGGCTGGACATGATCCGCGGCGTGGTGAACGACCTCACGCCCTGGCAGGGGGGCCTGGCGACCCGCGCGCAGATTCCCGGCTGGGACGTGGGCGGCAAGACGGGCACCACGAACGACGTCAAGGACCTGTGGTTTGCAGGCGTCACGCCGACCATCGCTGGGGCCGTCTGGGTCGGGAAGCAAGACGGCGGCTCGCTTCCGAGTTGGGCCTACAGCGGCGAGATTCCCACACCGATCTGGCAACAGGCGGTCGCGGGGGCGCTTGCCGGACAGCCCCGGCAGACTTTCCAGGAGCCGGGTGGAATCACCTACCGGGTGGTGCGCCGGGTCAACATGGCCTTCCGTGAGGAGGAGGCTGATCAGGAGGGGGTAGCGCGCGACGGCAGCGGAAACAGTGGAGGCGGCACGTTCTTCAGCCGCCGCTGGCGTTCTGCTCCTGCTCCTCAGCCCGTGCCCGAGCCGGCGCCTCAGCCTGATCCCGAACCGCAGTTCACCGTGCCGGAGGCGCCGCAGGAGGTCGCGCCTGTGGACGAGACTCCTGAGGCCGTCCCGAACAGCACCGGAACAGACAGCGCCGGAACAAACGAGGTTCCGCCTCAGGACCCATACAGCGTCCCTGCACCGCAGGAGCCGTATGGCGCGCCTACAGACAGCGGCGAAGCTCCCTTCACGCCCCAGCAGCCGGAAAGCGTTCCGGTCGACCCCGAGCCGGTCCCACCGCCTGACGTCACCCCAGAAGCCCTGCCCTCCGAACCCGAGGCCGTGCCGCAGGACAGCGGCGAATTCCCCCCGTTTCCCGAGGGCTTCTTTCCCGGCTTCCGAGAGGGCGACCCGCAGAGAGGAAACGGGGACGCGCCGCCCACCTTCTAG
- a CDS encoding uracil-xanthine permease family protein yields MTQTTTAAPPPSPARPERRLVLGLQHAIAMFGATVLVPILVGLSPSVALFAAGVATLIFHLLTSGRVPIFLGSSFAFIAPTALVVKEMGPAAAAGGLIAAGAMYLLFSALVRLFGTERLLRVFPPVVTGPVIIVIGLGLSSVAVNQAKSNWWLALATLVAAVIASVYGRGLFRMIPILVGVVAGYLVALATGQVSGEALAAIRAAPLLGLPDFHGPTFDWRAVAIIAPVAVVTFIEHIGDVIVNGRVVGQNFLQTPGLSRTLLADGIANMTSAALGGPAATTYAENTGVLALTRVYDPAILRIGAVFAMLFGCSPKLAAVLKSLPPGVLGGVSILLFGMIASVGIRTLAEAKIDFAHSRNLIIVSLILVLGLGGASFPIHAAGTTLELHGMALAALVGIVANLLLPAQKREVDGEGEPG; encoded by the coding sequence ATGACTCAGACGACGACCGCCGCTCCGCCCCCCAGCCCTGCCCGGCCCGAACGCCGCCTTGTCCTGGGGCTTCAGCACGCCATTGCCATGTTCGGTGCGACCGTGCTGGTGCCCATTCTGGTCGGCCTGTCGCCCAGCGTCGCGCTGTTTGCGGCGGGGGTTGCCACCCTGATCTTCCACCTGCTTACCTCGGGCCGCGTGCCGATCTTCCTGGGATCGAGCTTCGCCTTTATTGCACCGACCGCCCTGGTGGTCAAGGAGATGGGACCGGCCGCGGCGGCCGGTGGCCTGATCGCCGCCGGAGCGATGTACCTGCTGTTCAGCGCCCTCGTGAGGCTCTTCGGGACCGAGCGGCTGCTGCGCGTCTTTCCCCCGGTGGTGACCGGCCCCGTGATCATCGTGATCGGGCTGGGGCTTTCCAGCGTCGCGGTCAATCAGGCCAAGTCCAACTGGTGGCTGGCCCTCGCGACGCTGGTGGCTGCCGTGATCGCCAGCGTGTACGGCCGTGGCCTCTTCCGCATGATTCCCATCCTCGTCGGGGTGGTCGCCGGGTACCTCGTGGCGCTCGCTACCGGGCAGGTGAGCGGGGAGGCCCTCGCCGCCATCCGTGCCGCGCCCCTCCTCGGCCTGCCGGACTTTCACGGGCCCACCTTCGACTGGCGGGCAGTGGCGATCATCGCGCCCGTCGCGGTCGTTACCTTTATCGAGCATATCGGGGACGTGATCGTGAATGGCCGCGTGGTGGGGCAGAACTTCCTGCAAACCCCTGGCCTGAGCCGCACCCTCTTGGCCGATGGGATCGCCAACATGACGAGCGCGGCCCTGGGCGGTCCCGCTGCCACGACCTATGCGGAGAACACCGGCGTCCTGGCCCTCACCCGCGTCTATGACCCGGCCATCCTGCGCATCGGCGCCGTGTTTGCCATGCTCTTTGGCTGTTCGCCCAAGCTGGCTGCCGTCCTCAAGAGCCTGCCACCCGGAGTGCTGGGGGGTGTGAGCATCCTGCTCTTCGGCATGATCGCCTCCGTGGGCATCCGCACGCTGGCCGAAGCCAAGATCGACTTTGCGCACTCCCGCAACCTGATCATTGTCTCCCTGATCCTGGTGTTGGGGCTGGGCGGGGCCTCTTTCCCGATTCACGCGGCGGGGACCACCCTCGAACTGCACGGTATGGCCCTTGCCGCCCTCGTCGGGATCGTCGCGAACCTGCTCCTGCCCGCCCAGAAGCGGGAAGTGGACGGGGAAGGAGAGCCGGGGTGA